Proteins co-encoded in one Bacteroidales bacterium genomic window:
- the prmC gene encoding peptide chain release factor N(5)-glutamine methyltransferase, whose product MKMNLRQADLLIRKELQGIYPPEEIRSLSLLVLKHCAGIPPVDIHSNPDQPVSESALAQINKIIDGLKIYKPVQYMMGTTQFYGLQLKVNEDVLIPRPETEELVHWILSDYSGTSFLRILDIGTGSGNIALALAKNLVSADVWATDNSAPALHLAKENARENGLMVHFVFSDILHAGSYSLPGQFDVIVSNPPYIPESEKNSLPRNVADFEPQQALFVPDDDPLIFYRKIISFAQIKLKQGGAVYVETHENFACEVADLFRKEGFLTAEIRKDINEKNRMVKASL is encoded by the coding sequence CCTTCGCCAGGCAGATCTTCTCATCAGAAAGGAACTTCAGGGAATCTACCCTCCTGAGGAAATCAGGAGCCTTTCCCTCCTTGTTCTGAAGCATTGCGCCGGCATTCCGCCCGTGGACATCCACAGCAATCCCGATCAGCCGGTTTCTGAATCTGCATTAGCGCAAATTAATAAAATTATTGATGGCCTGAAAATATATAAACCAGTTCAATATATGATGGGAACAACACAATTCTATGGTTTACAGCTGAAAGTGAATGAGGACGTGCTCATACCACGTCCTGAAACCGAAGAGCTGGTCCATTGGATTCTGAGCGATTACAGCGGAACCAGTTTCCTGCGGATTCTGGATATCGGCACCGGCAGCGGCAATATTGCCCTTGCCCTGGCAAAGAATCTTGTTTCGGCCGATGTATGGGCAACCGATAATTCCGCACCGGCTTTGCACCTTGCCAAGGAAAATGCCCGCGAAAACGGATTGATGGTTCATTTTGTCTTTTCCGATATCCTTCATGCCGGAAGCTATTCCCTCCCGGGGCAGTTCGATGTTATTGTGAGTAACCCTCCGTATATACCGGAAAGCGAAAAAAACAGCCTTCCCCGGAATGTGGCCGATTTTGAACCTCAGCAGGCCCTCTTTGTACCCGACGATGACCCGCTGATTTTTTACCGGAAAATTATTTCCTTTGCCCAGATTAAACTGAAACAGGGGGGAGCCGTTTATGTCGAAACCCATGAAAATTTCGCATGCGAAGTGGCCGACCTGTTCCGCAAAGAAGGATTCCTTACTGCGGAAATACGGAAAGACATTAACGAAAAGAACCGAATGGTAAAAGCAAGCTTATAA